The following coding sequences are from one Mycoplasma tullyi window:
- the hpt gene encoding hypoxanthine phosphoribosyltransferase, with protein sequence MAKLNYTIEKILITNEQINEATVKAADWINQTYKDDEIIMVGILKGCIPFIGKIIDKIECEMILDFMTLSSFKGETKSQGTPKIVMDLAYDVAGKNVLLVEDIIDSGNTIKIVLDLLKQRGAKSVRLLTLLDKPSGREVDVKADYVCFEVPHGFLVGFGLDYKDKLRNLPYVAHMALNDKK encoded by the coding sequence ATGGCTAAATTAAACTACACGATTGAAAAAATTCTAATAACTAACGAACAGATTAATGAAGCAACAGTTAAAGCTGCTGACTGAATTAATCAAACTTATAAAGATGATGAAATCATTATGGTAGGGATCTTAAAAGGATGTATTCCTTTTATTGGAAAAATCATCGATAAGATCGAATGCGAAATGATTTTAGACTTTATGACCTTAAGTTCATTTAAGGGTGAGACTAAATCACAAGGTACTCCTAAGATTGTTATGGACTTAGCGTACGACGTTGCGGGAAAAAACGTTTTGTTAGTAGAAGATATCATCGATAGTGGTAACACCATTAAGATTGTTTTAGATCTACTAAAACAAAGAGGCGCCAAATCGGTTAGATTACTAACCTTATTAGATAAACCTTCAGGTCGTGAAGTGGATGTTAAAGCAGACTACGTTTGTTTTGAAGTTCCACACGGTTTTTTAGTAGGTTTTGGTCTCGATTACAAGGACAAATTAAGAAACTTACCTTACGTTGCGCATATGGCGCTAAATGACAAAAAATAA
- a CDS encoding DAK2 domain-containing protein: MIDKKGSNGDFVDSLTPFINKISQFANREDNRISFYNSLKLIALYIKETVKTTLGSILYDLTHQAAHYLNENKWNRNHVIECFYRALLDCKNKYKLRIGDKSFYDILYPVLKYLYLNNDLSTEELMVQSKKILDENFNKSLLLKSKVGRASYHGKRSIGMYDPGTVFVYIILEGIIKIYDQ; the protein is encoded by the coding sequence TTGATCGACAAGAAAGGATCAAATGGAGATTTTGTTGATTCATTAACACCTTTTATTAATAAGATCTCACAGTTTGCTAACCGCGAAGATAATCGGATTAGTTTTTATAATTCTTTAAAACTCATAGCTTTATATATTAAAGAAACTGTCAAAACAACTTTGGGATCAATTTTATACGATCTAACCCATCAAGCAGCACATTATTTGAATGAAAATAAATGAAATCGTAATCACGTAATCGAATGCTTTTATCGTGCTTTATTAGATTGCAAAAACAAATATAAATTACGAATTGGGGATAAAAGTTTTTACGACATCTTATACCCAGTTCTTAAATACCTTTATTTAAATAACGATTTATCAACTGAAGAGTTGATGGTTCAAAGTAAAAAAATTTTAGATGAAAACTTTAACAAATCATTATTATTAAAATCTAAAGTAGGTCGAGCTTCATATCATGGTAAACGTTCAATCGGAATGTATGATCCAGGAACAGTGTTTGTTTACATCATTCTTGAAGGAATAATTAAAATTTATGATCAGTAA
- the ftsH gene encoding ATP-dependent zinc metalloprotease FtsH — protein sequence MSNTSNFNERVTENAKPPKNVKSIIWKTIGIIIVMAIIIGLILFYVLPRNTIANISNIQYVDGNLVATANINGRNGRFILDLQNSTYQTSYTSGLSLSISVFLRNLNNANGQSFFVSLIRPATSSTNDAVFNIANLSINQTRGVATLVTEGGSFSAVLTSTVTALPLAGQKFLPANFNIDTASLNDYRPAGAINGIQRLLAVGNVRLPDQSAAILTQFLASIIPFVILIVIYIVIARRFSRTMGAGGAIGEDGENVFTIGKSQAKLAKSTFKFTDVAGIEEEKSELIELVDYLKRPGKYVQMGARTPRGVVLYGPPGTGKTLLAKAVAGEAGVPFFQVTGSAFEDMLVGVGAKRVRNLFAKAKKAAPCIIFIDEIDSVGSKRGKYEISAGSATDQTLNQLLAEMDGFSTRTGIIVMAATNRLDVLDDALLRPGRFDRHIQVNLPDIKEREAILKIHSKNKNISSKVNLMDIARRTPGFSGAQLENVLNEATLLAVRADRTSISLSDIDEAIDRVIAGPAKKSRVISDFEKNQVAHHEAGHALVGLHLKGADEVQKITIIPRGQAGGYTLSTPKDAELNLKKKSDLLNMIAGALGGRASEELFFGKDAISTGASNDFYKATNIAKTMVTQLGMSDLGITQFLPSEGGINPNARYYSENTAQKIDQEIAKILEEQYKVAYKIINDNQNELKLIVEALLIQETIVKNDIDYIHEHLKLPEAIIKLKEEQAKEKAAAQKEEEAEKAKEEKSDSSQPKEESKEESSTSAADSN from the coding sequence ATGTCGAACACATCTAATTTTAACGAGCGGGTGACTGAAAACGCCAAGCCGCCCAAAAATGTTAAGTCGATTATTTGAAAAACAATAGGAATTATCATAGTGATGGCAATCATCATTGGTTTAATTCTTTTTTATGTTTTACCAAGAAATACGATTGCCAACATTTCAAATATTCAATACGTTGATGGAAATTTAGTGGCAACTGCCAACATCAATGGTAGAAACGGTAGATTTATCCTAGATCTGCAAAACTCGACTTATCAGACGAGTTATACATCTGGATTATCATTATCGATTAGTGTCTTTTTAAGAAACTTAAATAATGCTAATGGTCAATCTTTCTTTGTTTCATTAATTAGACCGGCAACTTCATCAACTAATGATGCAGTGTTTAATATTGCTAACCTATCAATTAACCAAACCAGAGGAGTAGCTACATTAGTTACTGAAGGTGGATCATTCAGTGCTGTATTAACTAGCACTGTAACAGCTTTACCACTAGCTGGTCAAAAATTCTTACCAGCTAATTTCAATATTGATACTGCAAGTCTTAATGACTACCGACCCGCTGGTGCAATTAATGGTATTCAAAGATTATTAGCAGTAGGTAATGTTCGATTACCAGATCAAAGCGCTGCAATCTTAACTCAATTCTTAGCAAGCATTATTCCATTTGTAATTCTGATTGTAATCTACATCGTGATTGCAAGAAGATTTAGTAGAACAATGGGTGCTGGTGGTGCAATTGGTGAAGATGGCGAAAATGTCTTTACAATTGGTAAATCTCAAGCTAAGTTAGCTAAGTCAACTTTCAAATTTACTGATGTTGCTGGGATTGAAGAAGAAAAGAGTGAATTAATCGAATTAGTTGACTACTTAAAACGCCCTGGAAAATATGTTCAAATGGGTGCAAGAACACCTAGAGGTGTAGTTTTATATGGACCTCCAGGAACTGGTAAAACCTTATTAGCTAAAGCAGTAGCTGGTGAAGCTGGTGTACCATTCTTCCAAGTAACTGGTTCTGCATTTGAAGATATGTTAGTAGGGGTGGGTGCTAAGAGAGTTAGAAACCTATTTGCTAAAGCTAAAAAAGCTGCTCCTTGTATTATCTTTATTGATGAAATTGATTCAGTTGGTTCTAAACGTGGTAAGTATGAGATCTCTGCTGGTTCAGCTACTGATCAAACACTTAACCAATTGTTAGCTGAAATGGATGGTTTTAGTACCAGAACTGGAATCATTGTAATGGCAGCAACTAACCGATTAGATGTATTAGATGATGCACTATTACGTCCAGGAAGATTTGATAGACACATTCAAGTTAATCTTCCAGATATTAAAGAACGTGAAGCAATCTTAAAAATTCACTCTAAAAATAAGAATATTTCTTCTAAAGTGAATCTAATGGATATTGCTAGAAGAACACCAGGATTCAGCGGTGCTCAACTTGAAAACGTACTAAACGAAGCTACTTTATTAGCAGTAAGAGCTGATCGTACAAGTATCTCATTATCTGATATTGATGAAGCAATTGACCGTGTTATTGCTGGTCCTGCTAAAAAATCAAGAGTAATTAGTGACTTTGAAAAAAATCAAGTTGCTCACCACGAAGCTGGTCACGCTTTAGTAGGTTTACACCTAAAAGGTGCTGATGAAGTTCAAAAGATTACGATTATTCCTCGTGGACAAGCTGGTGGTTATACTTTATCAACTCCTAAAGATGCTGAACTTAACTTAAAGAAAAAATCAGATTTATTAAACATGATTGCAGGTGCACTAGGTGGAAGAGCATCTGAAGAATTATTCTTTGGTAAAGATGCAATTTCAACAGGGGCATCTAATGACTTCTATAAAGCAACCAATATTGCTAAAACAATGGTTACCCAACTGGGGATGTCTGATTTAGGAATTACTCAATTCTTACCATCTGAAGGCGGAATCAACCCTAATGCTCGTTACTACTCAGAAAACACTGCACAAAAAATTGATCAAGAGATTGCTAAGATCTTAGAAGAACAATACAAAGTTGCTTACAAGATCATTAATGACAATCAAAATGAATTAAAACTAATTGTTGAAGCATTATTAATTCAAGAAACAATTGTTAAGAATGATATTGACTACATTCACGAACACTTGAAACTACCTGAAGCAATTATCAAACTAAAAGAAGAACAAGCTAAAGAAAAGGCTGCAGCTCAAAAAGAAGAAGAAGCTGAAAAAGCTAAAGAAGAAAAATCTGATTCTTCTCAACCTAAAGAAGAATCTAAAGAAGAATCTTCAACTAGTGCAGCTGACTCTAATTAA